Proteins found in one Bacteroidota bacterium genomic segment:
- the rpsR gene encoding 30S ribosomal protein S18, with protein MAQSSTDIKYLTPIAVDTKKKKYCRFKKSGIKYIDYKDANFLLKFVNEQGKILPRRLTGTSTKYQKKVSQAIKRARHIALMPYVADLLK; from the coding sequence ATGGCACAGTCAAGTACAGATATTAAATATCTAACTCCCATAGCGGTTGATACTAAAAAGAAAAAGTATTGCCGATTTAAAAAGAGTGGAATAAAATACATCGATTATAAAGATGCTAATTTCCTTTTGAAATTTGTGAATGAGCAAGGTAAAATTTTACCTCGACGCCTTACAGGTACCTCAACAAAGTATCAGAAGAAAGTATCGCAGGCAATTAAACGCGCCCGTCACATTGCGTTAATGCCTTATGTTGCAGAT